The Desulfovibrio sp. Fe33 genome includes the window TTTAATCACGGCGTTATCCTTCTACTTTCTGGGAGTGGATACCGACACGCCGCGCAAGGAGGAAACCTCTTCAGCGCTTCGCAGGGACTCCAATCCGGCCATGGTGGCACGCAACACGTTGTGCGGGTTGTTGGTGCCGATGGCCTTGGTCAGGATGTCATGGACGCCAACGGCTTCCATGATCGCACGAACGGGACCGCCGGCGATGATGCCGGTGCCTCGGCTGGCGGGCTTGAGCATAACTCGGCCCGCGCCGTAGCGTCCCAGGACCTCATACGGCAGGGTGCCGTCCAGCAGAGGAACATTGATCATGTTCTTCTTGGCCCGTTCACTGGCCTTGCGGATGGCTTCGGGCACTTCGTTGGCTTTACCAAGTCCGTAACCGACTCCTCCCTCACCATCGCCGACGACCACCAGGCAGCTGAAGCTGAAACGGCGGCCACCCTTGACAACCTTGGCGACGCGATTGAGGTAGACGATTTTTTCAATCAATCCACTTTCATTCTGTTCCATTGTTCTTTCCTGGTGACTAGAATTTCAGCCCGCCTTCACGGGCGCCGTCGGCAAGAGCTTTGATCTTGCCGTGATAGATATATCCGTTCCGGTCGAAGACGCAGGTCTCAATCTGCTTGGCCAGGGCGGCTTCGGCGATAGCCTTGCCCACCTTGGAAGCGGAGTCCTTGTTGGCCTTCAGAGTTTCGCCGTCCTTGTTCAGCACCTGAGTGCTGGTGGAAGCGAGCGTCACACCGTTTTCGTCATCGACCAACTGAGCATAGAGATGCTGGTTGGAGCGATAGACGACCAAACGGGGCCGAACTTCGGTACCGGAGATCTTCTTTCTGATGCGGGGCTTGCGAAGAAGCCGCTGTGCATTCTTGCTTTTGCTCATGACTTTACCCCTACTTGGAACCGGACTTACCGGCCTTACGGCGAATGACTTCGTCGAGATACTTGATGCCCTTGCCCTTGTAGGGTTCCGGCAGGCGCACACGACGAATCTGAGCCGCAACTTCACCGACAAGCTGCTTGTCGATGCCCTCGATGGTCAGCTTGGAGCCTTCCACCTTGGCTTCCAGGCCGGCGGGAAGATCGAACTCCACCGGATGGGAATACCCGACGTTGAGCACGACTTTCTTGCCCTGCACGGACACCTTGTAACCAACGCCGATGACTTCCAGGGTCTTGGTAAAGCCCTTGGTCACGCCGTCCACGCAGTTGGCGAGCAGGGTCCTGCGAAGACCGTGCTGGCCGCGGGAGCGACGGGAATCATCCGCGCGGGAAACGTACACCTTGCCATCCTCCACCTTATACTCAACGGACGGATCGACCGGAGTATTCAAGGAGCCCTTGGGACCCTTGACCTGGATTTCGGAGGCTCCGACAGACACCTCGACACCCGAGGGGATGTCGATGGGATTCTTTCCTATACGAGACATAACGGAACCTCTTTACCAGATTTCGCAGAGCAGCTCGCCGCCGACATTGGCCTCTTTGGCCTTGGCGCCTTCAAGCAGCCCTTTGGAGGTGGACACGATACAAATACCGATGCCGTTCTGGACTCGGGGGATATCAGAAGCACCAACGTACACACGGCGACCGGGCTTGCTGACCTTACGCAGGCCAGTGATAAGCGGTTTGCCGTCGGCGTACTTGAGGGTAATACTGATGTCCCTGTCCTCGACAGCGTAGTCGGCGATATAACCTTCTTCCTTCAGGATACCCGCGATCGAGGACTTCATCTTGGAAGCCGGTACGGCGACATCGGTATGATAAGCGCAGTACGCATTCCGGATGCGGGTCAACATGTCGGCTACAGGATCAACAACAGCCATTTCGATTCTCCTTAATTACCAGCTCGCCTTGCGGACGCCGGGCAGTTCGCCGGCGAGAGCCTTGTTGCGGAAGCAGATACGGCAAATTCCGTACCGCCTCAGGAAAGCCCGAGGACGGCCACAAATCGGGCACCGATTGTAAGCGCGGACCTTGAACTTGGGTTTGCGGCTTGCCTTAACGCGTAAGCTTGTCTTGGCCACTTTCCGTCCTCCTACTTTTTAAAGGGCATGCCAAGGAGGTCAAGAAGGGTCTTGCCTTCCTTGTCGGTCTTGGCCGTGGTGGTCACGGTCACGTTCATGCCCTTCACCAACTCCACCTTGTCGATGTCAAGCTCGGGGAAGATGGTGTGTTCCTTGATGCCCATGGTGAAGTTACCACGACCGTCGAAACCGCGGTCGGGTACGCCGCGAAAATCGCGGACCCGGGGCAGAGCGAAGCTCACGAGCTTGTCATAAAAGTCCCACATGCGGTCGCCGCGAAGGGTGACGCGGCAACCGACCGGCTGGCCCTCGCGCAGCTTGAACTGCGCGATGGACTTCTTGGCCAGGGTGACCACGGCCTTCTGGCCGGAAACGGCGGTCAGTTCCTCGACAGCGGCATCAATGAGCTTGCTGTTCTGGCTGGCGGCACCGAGACCGATATTCAGGGAGATCTTCACGATTTTGGGGATCTCCATGGCCGAGGTGTAACCGTACTCCTTCTGGAGCTCGGGGACGACCTTTTCGTTATACAACTTTTCGAGACGTGTCATACTGATACCTATTTGAAGGTCTCGTTGCACTTCTTGCAGAAGCGCACCTTCTTACCGTCTTCAGTCTTCTTGTACCCTACCCGCGTGGGCTTGGTGCATGCGTCGCAGACCACAGCCACATTGGATACATGGATAGGGGCTTCCTTCTCGATAATGCCGCCGGGCTGCTGGGCATAGGGATTGGCCTTGGTATGGCGCTGGACCATGTTAACCTTCTCGACCAGGACCTTGTCCTGCTTCTTGAAGATCTTCAAGACCTTGCCGACCTTTCCCTTGTCCTTCCCGGCGATGACCATGACCTTGTCGTCTTTACGGATTTTAGTCTTCATCATCATTTCCTTACAGAACCTCGGGAGCGAGGGAAACGATCTTCATAAAACCGGCGGCGCGCAGCTCACGAGCCACGGGACCGAAGATACGGGTCCCGACGGGCTCAAGGTTGTTGTTGAGCAGCACGGCGGAATTGTTGTCGAACTTGATGAAGGAGCCATCGGGACGACCGAGTTCCTTCTTCGTGCGAACGACAACCGCCTTCATGACCGAGCCCTTCTTCACCTTGGAATGGGGCATGGCCTCTTTGACGGACACTACGATAATATCTCCGACGCTGGCATAGCGGCGCTTGGAACCACCGAGCACCTTGATGCAGGCGACCTTCTTGGCCCCGGAGTTGTCAGCGACATCGAGATTGGATTCAACCTGAATCATGTGATTTCCTCCTAATCCCTAGACGGCTTTTTCGAGGATCTTCACCAGGTGCCAGCGCTTGCGCTTGGACATGGGCCTCGATTCGACAATCTGCACCGTATCGCCAACACCGCAATCATTGGCCGGATCATGGGCCATGAACTTTTTGCGGCGGCGGATGTACTTCTTCAGCAGCGGATGCTTCACCAGGGTCTCGACACGAACGACAATGGTCTTGTCTGCCTTGTCGGAGATGACCAGGCCGGTGAGCAGGCGCTTGTTGCCTTGGTATTTGAACTCAGCCATTTCTTAAGCTCCCTGTCGTTCCCGCTGAATAGTCAGGATACGGGCGATGGTCTTCTTGACGCCGGACAGAGCCTTGGTGTTCTCCAACTGAGCGGTCGCATGCTTGAAACGCATGGAGAAGAGCTCATGCTGGGATTCCTTCAGCTTCTCAGCCAGTTTGACGTCATCCAATTCACGAAGTTCTTTGGAAGTCATCTTACAGACCCTCCTTCACAACGATGGTCGTCTTGATCGGCAGCTTGTAGGAAGCGCGCTTGAGGGCTTCCTTGGCGAGCTCGATGTCGACGCCCTTCACTTCGTACATGATGCGGCCCGGTTTCACCGGCGCGACCCAACCGTCGGGAGCGCCTTTACCCTTGCCCTGACGGACTTCCGCGGGCTTGGAGGTGGTGGGGTGATCAGGGAAGATGCGAATCCAGACCTTACCGCCGCGCTTGATGTGACGCATGATGGCGACACGAGCGGACTCAATCTGCTGGTTGGTGATCTTTCCGTGCTCCAATGCCTTCAGCCCGATATCGCCGAAGGACACTATGTTACCCCGTTGGGCCTTGCCTCTGAGTCGGCCTTTTTGCCATTTTCTGAATTTAACTCTTTTTGGAGCAAGCATTACTATTGTACCTCTTTGTCCAGGATCTCACCTTTGAAGATCCAGACCTTGACACCGATGACGCCGTAAGTAGTGGAAGCTTCGGCGAAACCGTAGTCGATGTCGGCACGAAGGGTGTGCAGGGGCACACGCCCATCACGGTACCATTCGCCACGTGCAATTTCAGCTCCGGCCAAACGGCCGGCACACGCGACTTTGATACCCTCGGCGCCGAATTTCCTGGCAAGGCCCACCGTGCGCTTCATGGCACGGCGGAAGGCAATACGGCGTTCGAGCTGCTGGGCAATGTTCTCAGCTACGAGCTGAGCTTCAACCTCCGGTCGACGGATCTCGTTGACCTCAATGGTGAACTCGGTTTGAAACTTGTTGCGCAACTCTTCACGCAACTTTTCTATCTCTACACCCTTGCGACCGATGACGATACCGGGACGCGCGGTGTGGATGATCAGGCGAATCTTGCCGCCGGCCCGCTCGATCTCGAGACGGGAAACGCCGGCCTGATACAGTTTTTTCTTGACGAACTTACGGACCTGGTCGTCCTGGAAGACGAACGCAGGGTAATCCTTTTTGCTGTACCAGCGGGACAGCCAGTTCTTGTTATACCCCAGACGAAAACCGTAAGGATGTACTTTCTGTCCCATACTACTGTTCCTTGACTACGATGGTAATGTGACTGGTACGCTTCCTGACGCGAAAGGCGCGGCCCATGGCGCGCGGCTGGATACGCTTCCAGGTGGGACCTTCGTTGACCACGACCGACTCGACGATCAGAGAGTCAACGTCAACACCAGGCATCTGTTCCGCGTTGGAGACGGCAGAGTACAGCACCTTGCTGAGAATGGCGGCGGGCTTCTGCGGAGTGAACCGGAGGATGTTCAGAGCATCCTCTACGCCCTTGCCCTTGATGTTCTCGGCAACGATGCGGGTCTTGCGCGGAGACACGCGGATGAACTTGGCTACTGCTTTAGCTTCCATTATCTACTCCCCCTACTTTTTCTTGTCGGCGACGTGGCCGAAGTAGGTACGGGTCGGGGAGAATTCACCCAGCTTGTGACCGACCATGTTTTCGGTCACGAACACGGGGATGAACTTACGGCCGTTGTGGACAGCGAAAGTCATGCCGACCATCTCGGGGACGATCGTGGAACGGCGGGACCAGGTCTTGATCACGCGGCGGTCCTGATTTTCGGCAGCCACTTGGATTTTCTTTATCAGGGAACCGTCGAGGAACGGGCCCTTTTTAAGAGATCTAGGCATTGGTTATACTCCTACTTCTGGCCGCGGCGTTTGACGATGAGCTTCGAGGAAGCCTTCTTCCTGTTCCGGGTCTTGTAACCCTTCGCCGGGGTACCCCACGGGGACACCGGATGGCGACCACCGGAACTACGGCCCTCACCACCACCCAGCGGGTGATCGATCGGGTTCATTGCCACACCACGGACCTTCGGGCGACGGCCAAGCCAACGATTGCGTCCGGCCTTACCGATCTTGATGTTCTCGTGTTGAATGTTTCCAACCTGGCCGATGGTCGCGCAGCAGGTGGCCAGCACCTTGCGGACTTCGCCGGAGGGCATACGCAGCAGCGCGTACTTGCCTTCCTTGGCGATCAGCTGGGCATACGTGCCGGCGGAACGGCAGAACTGGCCGCCCTTGCCCGGGTACAACTCAATGTTGTGCACGATGGTACCGGTCGGAACCTGAGTCAGCTGCATAGCGTTGCCAGGCTTGATGTCGGCACCTTCGCCAGCGGCGATGACGTCGCCCTGGTTCAGGCCGACAGGGGCCAGGATGTAACGCTTCTCGCCGTCGGCATAATGAAGCAGGGCGATACGGGCGCTGCGGTTCGGATCGTATTCGATCTCAGCAACCTTGGCGGGAACGCCGACCTTGTTCCGCTTGAAGTCGATCAAACGGTACAGGGACTTGTTGCCGCCGCCGCGACGACGCATGGTCACGCGGCCGTTGTTGTTGCGTCCGGACTTCTTGGTCAGGCCTTTTGTCAGCGACTTCTCGGGAGTGGTCCGGGTAATCTCCGCAAAATCGGAAACGGTCTGGAACCGGCGTCCCGGAGAAGTAGGCTTCAGCTTACGGGTTGCCATGGGTTACACTCCTTCGAAGATTTCGATTTTATCACCAGCGGCAAGCTTGACGTAGGCCTTCTTGTAACCGGGGATACGACCACCGGTGAGTCGGCCGAACTTCTTGCGGGGCATGGCTTTCTTGCTCACGATATTCACGGACTCGACTTTGACGTCAAAGGCTGCTTCAACGGCCTTCTTCACCTCGATCTTGTTGGAGTCGGGGTGGACGTAAAAAGAGACGTGATTGGATTGCTCCTTGGCGTCGTTGGCCTTCTCGGAGACCACGGGCTTGAGCAGGACTTTCGAATAATCCATTACTTCAACCTCTCTTGAACGTCTTGGGCGGCGGACTCGAGCATAACCAGCTCGGGGTACAGCAGCACGTCGTAAACATTCAGCTTGTCGGCCTCAATGACCTTGATGTGCGGCATGTTGCGCGCGGACATCGTCAGGGTCGAATCGGCATCCTTGGCGACGATCAACGTCTTGTTCAGGCCGAGGTTCTTGGCGACTTCAGCAAAGGCCTTGGTCTTGATCTCGGGGAGATCGATGGACTTGACCACCGTCATCTTCGCTTCGGAGACGCGGGAGGACAGAGCCATCTTAAGGGCCAGCTTGCGCACCTTCTTGTTGACCTTGAAGGTGTAGTCGCGGGGCTGCGGGCCGAACACGGCGGCACCACCGCGCCACAGGGGCGAACGGGTGGAACCGGCGCGGGCGCGACCGGTGCCCTTCTGGCGCCACGGCTTGCGGCCGCCGCCGGTCTTCAGGGCACGGTTCTTGGTGGCATGGGTGCCCTGGCGCTGCGAGGCGCGCTGGGCGCGAACGACCTGGTTGAGGATTTCGGGCATGATCTCAACCTCGAAAACCTCGGGAGCCAGCTCGAAGTCGCCCACCTTATTGTTATTCTGATCTACAACTTGAATTTTTGCCATGACGTATACCTCTTAGCCGTTCTTGCGGATCATGACGAGGCCATTGTTGGGGCCGGGAACCTGGCCCTTAACCACGAGGACGTTGTCCTCGGGCCTGACATCGACGATTTCCACGTTGCTCAAGGTCACGCGTGCGTTACCCATCTGGCCGGGCATTCTCTTGCCCTTCCAGACACGGCCGGGGTAGGTCGCGTTACCGACGGAACCGGGAACGCGATGCACCTTCTCGGCACCATGGGAGGCGCGGGAGCCAGCGAAGTTGTGACGCTTCATGACGCCCTGGAACCCCTTACCCTTGGAGGTACCGGTAACCTTGACCTTCTCACCGGCGGCAAAGATGTCGACGGTGATTTCCTGGCCCAGCTCATAGCCTTCCACGACCTCGAGGGGGAATTCCTTGAGGAGGCGGTACAGGTCTTTGCCTGCCTTGGCCATGTGGCCCTTCATGGGCTTGTTCACCTTGCGTTCGGGAATGGAGTCATAACCGAGCTGCAGGGCGTTGTAGCCTTCCTTGTCAGTGGTTTTGATCTGCATGACCGGGCAAGGACCAGCCTCGATAACGGTCACGGGGCAGATGGTACCATCGTCCTTGAATATGCGGGTCATGCCCAGCTTTCTGCCAAGCAATCCGAGAGTCTTAGCCATAACTATACTCCTAGAGCTTGATCTCGACGTCCACACCGGCGGGCAGCGAAAGCTTGCCCAGGGCGTCAACAGTCTGCTGAGTGGGTTCAAGAATATCCAGAAGACGCTTGTGAATGCGCATTTCAAACTGCTCGCGGGACTTCTTGTCCACGTGAACGGATTTCTGGACGGTGGTACGATGAATGTCGGTGGGCAGCGGCACGGGGCCGGCAATAGCCGCACCAGTATTCCGGGCGGTGTCAACGATTTCGGTGACAGCCTTGTCCAGAATACGGTAATCGTATGCTCTCAGTTTAATTCTGATGCGATCGCTCGCCATCGAAGCAGCCATAGTGCTTTCTCCTCAAAGGATTTATCTTTACCGCGCCCGAAAGAAAAAGGCGCCGAACCATGCGGCGGACGGGTTGAATACACCCGCTCCGCAGCACTGTCAAGCAAAGGGAAAATCCTCGGCTCTACGTTTAATCGTTTCCTTTCATCAATTCTTCGGCCAAATTGCTCGGCAACCGCTCGTAATGATCGAACTGCATGGTGAAGGTGGCCCGGCCCTGGGTCTTCGAACGAAGATCCGTGGCGTAACCGAACATCTCGGACAGCGGCACGAAGGACCGAATGACCTGCACGCCGGTGCGGGCTTCCATTTCGCCCACGCGGCCGCGTCGGCCGTTCAAGTCGCCCATGACATCGCCGAGGTAGTCCTCGGGGGTAACAACTTCAACAGACATGATCGGTTCGAGCAGCACCGGCTTGGCGCCTCTGCAGGCTTCCTTGATGGCCAGAGAACCGGCGATGTAGAAGGCCTGCTCGCTGGAGTCGACTTCATGGTAGGAGCCGAAAACCAACTTGACCTTAACATCGACGACCGGGAATCCGGCCGAGATGCCGTTCTTCATGGCATCCTGGATGCCCTTGTCAACAGCGGGAATGTATTCCTTGGGAATCACGCCGCCCTTGATCTCGTCAACGAACTCGTAGCCCTTCTCGGGGTTGGGCTCGACTTCGATGACGACGTGGCCGTACTGACCACGGCCGCCAGACTGCTTGGCATGTTTGACATCAACCTTGTTCGGCGCGGAGATGGTCTCTCGGTAGGCAACGCGGGGCGCGCCCACGTTGGCGTTCACGTTGAACTCGCGCAGCAGGCGGTCAACGATGATTTCGAGATGCAACTCACCCATTCCGGCGATCAGGGTCTGTCCGGTCTCCTCGTCGCCCTTGACGCGGAAGGACGGATCCTCCTTGGCCAGCTTGACGAGAGCGGCGGACAGGGTGTCGCGGTCTGCCTTGGTCTTGGGTTCGATGGCCACTTCGATAACCGGCTCCGGGATGTCCAGGGACTCCAGAACCACGGCGCGCTTGAGGTCGCACAGGGTATCGCCGGTGGCCACGTTCTTGAGGCCGACTGCGGCGACGATGTCGCCGGCGTATGCCTCTTTAATTTCCTCACGCTTGTTGGCGTGCATTTTCAGAAGACGACCGATGCGCTCTTTCTTGCCGGTGGCGGCGTTCATGAACGTCGCGCCGGACTCGATCTTTCCGGAATAGAGACGCAGGAAGGTCAGGTGACCGACGAACGGGTCGGTCATGAGCTTGAATGCCAACGCGGCCATGGGCACGTCGTCATCGCAGGGGCACTCGATGACCTCTTCGGTCTTCGGGTCAACGCCCTTCATGATTTCGATGTCCAGCGGGCTGGGCAGGTAATCGACAACGGCGTCGAGCAGGGGCTGCACGCCCTTGTTGCGGAACGCAGTGCCGCAGAGCACAGGGCAAATGGCCAACCGAGTGGTTGCCTTGCGCACGCCTTCACGCAGCTCTTCCGGAGTCAGCTCCTCTTCGGCCATGTACTTCTCGAGGAGGCTTTCATCCTCTTCGGCGACGGCTTCGATCATCTCGGCGCGCATCATCTCATACTGGTCCTGATAGTCGGCCGGTATTTCGGTGGTGGTGAAGCTGGTGCCGTGATCCTTGTGATCGTAGATGTAGGCCTTGCCTTCGATGAGGTCGACGACGCCCTCGAAGTCATCCTCGGCGCCGATGGGCAACTGAAGGGGCACAGGCTTGGCGCCAAGGCGGGTCTTCATCATTTCGACGCAACGGAAGAAGTTGGCGCCGATGCGGTCCATCTTGTTCACGAATGCGATGCGGGGAACGCGGTAACGGTCAGCCTGACGCCAAACGGTCTCAGACTGAGGCTCGACGCCCGCAACGGAGTCGAAGACGGCGACAGCGCCGTCCAGGACGCGCAGGGCACGCTCGACCTCCATGGTAAAGTCCACGTGGCCGGGCGTGTCGATGATGTTGACACGGTGTTCACGCCAAAAACAGGTGGTTGCAGCGGACGTAATGGTGATGCCGCGTTCCTGCTCCTGAACCATCCAGTCCATGGTGGCTTCGCCATCATGGACCTCACCAAGCTTGTGGGACACGCCGGTGTAGAACAGGATTCGCTCGGTAGTGGTAGTCTTGCCCGCATCAATGTGGGCCATGATACCAATATTGCGCTGTTTATCTCTGGGTACTTGTCTCGCCACTGTACTACTCCGTGACTACCAACGGTAGTGAGCGAAAGCCTTGTTGGCTTCAGCCATCTTGTGGGTATCTTCGCGCTTCTTCACAGCGCCGCCACGGTTGTTGTAAGCGTCCAGCAATTCGCCGGACAGGCGGGCAACCATGCCCTTCTCGCCACGGCCGCGGGCGTAGGCGATAGCCCAGCGAATAGCCAGGGCGGTCTGACGGTCGGGACGAACTTCCATGGGCACCTGGTAAGTGGCACCGCCGACACGGCGGGACTTGACTTCCAGAGCAGGACGGATGTTTTCGAGGCACTTTTCAAAAGCGCGCAGGGGATCTTCGTTCGTCTTCTCGGCCAGGATGTCGATGGCCTTGTAGAAAATTCTTTCCGCAGTAGACTTCTTGCCGTCCAGCATCAGACGGTTGATGAAGCGAGTGATGAGCTTGCTGCCGTATACGGGATCCGGCAGGATCTGCCGCTTGGCGACAGGACCTTTGCGAGGCATTTTTTTCTCCTTGAGTTTCGGCCGGGGGGACATTATTTCGGGCAGCCTCCGCCCTACTTTGTCATCCCTCCCCGGGCAATGAAAATGAGGCTATAACCTTATTTCGGGCGCTTGGTGCCGTACTTGGAACGGCCGCGGCGACGATCGTCGACACCGGAGGTATCGAGAGTACCGCGGACGATGTGGTAACGGACACCGGGAAGGTCCTTTACACGGCCGCCGCGGATCAGAACCACGGAGTGTTCCTGCAGGTTATGGCCTTCACCACCGATATAGGCGGTGACTTCCATTCCGTTGGTGAGGCGCACACGGGCGACCTTACGAAGTGCGGAGTTCGGCTTCTTCGGGGTCGTGGTGTACACCCTGG containing:
- the rpsG gene encoding 30S ribosomal protein S7, with the protein product MPRKGPVAKRQILPDPVYGSKLITRFINRLMLDGKKSTAERIFYKAIDILAEKTNEDPLRAFEKCLENIRPALEVKSRRVGGATYQVPMEVRPDRQTALAIRWAIAYARGRGEKGMVARLSGELLDAYNNRGGAVKKREDTHKMAEANKAFAHYRW
- the rpsL gene encoding 30S ribosomal protein S12; the protein is MPTINQLIRKGREAQPKRKKTPALMECPQRRGVCTRVYTTTPKKPNSALRKVARVRLTNGMEVTAYIGGEGHNLQEHSVVLIRGGRVKDLPGVRYHIVRGTLDTSGVDDRRRGRSKYGTKRPK